A region from the Dendropsophus ebraccatus isolate aDenEbr1 chromosome 1, aDenEbr1.pat, whole genome shotgun sequence genome encodes:
- the TSPAN3 gene encoding tetraspanin-3 yields the protein MSGEMGQCEVISSKTVLVFLNLIFWAAAGILCYVGAYVFITYDDYDHFFQDVYTLIPGVIIIAAGALLFIIGLIGCCATIRESRCGLATFVIILLLVFVTEVVVVVLGYIYRAKVEDEVDKSITNVFNQYNGVSSDSASRAIDYVQRQLQCCGIHNYSDWEKTQWFEKSKNNSVPLSCCRDSVFNCTGSMSRPGDLYSEGCEALVVEKLQEIMMYVIWAALAFAAIQLLGMLCACIVLCRRTRDPAYELLITGGTYA from the exons ATGAGCGGAGAGATGGGGCAGTGCGAGGTGATCTCCTCCAAGACCGTCCTGGTCTTCCTGAACCTCATCTTCTGG GCTGCAGCAGGTATCCTATGCTATGTGGGAGCCTATGTCTTCATCACCTATGATGATTATGATCACTTCTTTCAAGACGTTTACACCCTGATTCCTGGTGTAATAATAATAGCTGCGGGGGCGCTCCTGTTCATCATAGGCTTGATTGGTTGTTGTGCCACAATCCGTGAAAGCCGTTGTGGCCTAGCTACG TTTGTGATCATCTTGCTTTTGGTATTTGTGACTGAAGTTGTTGTGGTCGTTCTGGGATACATCTACAGAGCTAAA GTTGAAGATGAAGTCGATAAGAGCATtacaaatgtattcaatcaatataATGGTGTTTCCTCTGACTCAGCAAGTCGGGCAATCGATTATGTTCAGAGACAG CTTCAGTGCTGTGGAATTCACAACTATTCAGACTGGGAGAAAACCCAATGGTTTGAGAAATCAAAGAATAACAGTGTACCGTTAAGTTGCTGCCGAGACAGTGTGTTTAACTGTACAGGCAGTATGAGCAGACCTGGAGATCTGTACTCTGAG GGCTGTGAAGCACTGGTGGTGGAAAAACTGCAGGAAataatgatgtatgtaatatgggCTGCACTAGCATTTGCTGCTATACAG CTCCTGGGTATGCTGTGTGCATGTATCGTGCTCTGCAGAAGAACTCGTGATCCGGCCTATGAACTCCTTATTACTGGTGGAACCTATGCATAA